One region of Catenuloplanes indicus genomic DNA includes:
- a CDS encoding deoxyguanosinetriphosphate triphosphohydrolase family protein has translation MADSEDPRAQRLSGAGRAPGDLAGSPFRADRDRIVSSTFFARLGGVTQVISPGGSGLLVHNRLTHSLKVAQVGRAIAERLLADPGHRDLLDKLGGCDPDVVEAASLAHDLGHPPFGHLGERVLDRLARERLGLADGFEGNAQSYRIVTSTEIRGEARGETIIGLDLTAAVRAAMLKYPWTRRGYPAPHPSTLSPAPRGATVPAAEPGSGSLKFGAYGTEVRDLRQARAPFEGRIADWQQTAEASIMDTADDIAYAIHDVEDFYRVGVLRQGEVAAELTAWQRHAGELAIESDAALELNARRPGRSIERLRRTLHRKDSWISDDEAFATAVAHVRRELVDGLLSAPFDGSVEAEHAVSRFSDTWTRGLVDAITVTDRPSMRSGHVLLSPVQWHEVQVLKFVHHRFVLERPDLALHQRGQARLLGTLVEALLAWIDDPDETTRLPRRLHDLVELAEAELDPATPHRAAQARGRAIVDFVASLTDSQAIAMLDALSGRSGQLWTDAFVL, from the coding sequence ATGGCTGACTCCGAGGATCCCCGTGCGCAGCGGCTCTCCGGTGCCGGGCGGGCGCCCGGCGACCTGGCCGGGTCGCCGTTCCGGGCGGACCGGGACCGGATCGTGTCGTCGACGTTCTTCGCCCGGCTGGGCGGCGTCACGCAGGTGATCAGTCCGGGCGGCTCCGGGCTGCTGGTGCACAACCGGCTGACGCACAGCCTCAAGGTGGCACAGGTCGGCCGCGCGATCGCGGAGCGGTTGCTGGCCGACCCCGGACACCGGGACCTGCTGGACAAGCTCGGCGGCTGCGACCCGGACGTGGTGGAGGCCGCGTCGCTGGCGCACGACCTCGGGCACCCGCCGTTCGGGCACCTCGGCGAGCGGGTGCTGGACCGGCTGGCCCGGGAGCGGCTCGGGCTGGCGGACGGCTTCGAGGGCAACGCCCAGTCGTACCGGATCGTGACCAGCACGGAGATCCGCGGCGAGGCGCGCGGCGAGACGATCATCGGGCTGGACCTGACCGCGGCGGTCCGCGCCGCGATGCTGAAGTATCCGTGGACCCGCCGCGGCTACCCGGCGCCGCACCCGTCCACGCTCAGCCCGGCACCGCGCGGCGCGACCGTACCGGCCGCGGAGCCGGGCAGCGGGTCGCTGAAGTTCGGCGCGTACGGGACCGAGGTGCGTGACCTGCGCCAGGCCCGCGCGCCGTTCGAGGGCCGGATCGCGGACTGGCAGCAGACCGCCGAGGCGTCCATCATGGACACCGCGGACGACATCGCGTACGCGATCCACGACGTGGAGGACTTCTACCGCGTCGGCGTGCTGCGGCAGGGCGAGGTCGCGGCCGAGCTGACCGCGTGGCAGCGGCACGCGGGCGAGCTGGCGATCGAGTCCGACGCGGCGCTGGAGCTGAACGCGCGCCGGCCCGGCCGGTCGATCGAACGGCTGCGGCGCACGCTGCACCGCAAGGATTCCTGGATCAGCGACGACGAGGCGTTCGCCACCGCGGTCGCGCACGTGCGCCGCGAGCTGGTCGACGGGCTGCTGTCCGCGCCGTTCGACGGGTCGGTCGAGGCGGAGCACGCGGTCTCCCGGTTCTCCGACACGTGGACCCGCGGCCTGGTCGACGCGATCACGGTGACCGACAGGCCGTCGATGCGGTCCGGGCACGTGCTGCTCTCCCCGGTGCAGTGGCACGAGGTGCAGGTGCTCAAGTTCGTGCACCACCGGTTCGTGCTGGAACGGCCGGACCTGGCGCTGCACCAGCGCGGCCAGGCGCGGCTGCTCGGCACGCTGGTCGAGGCGCTGCTCGCCTGGATCGACGATCCGGACGAGACCACCCGCCTGCCGCGCCGCCTGCACGACCTGGTCGAGCTGGCCGAGGCGGAGCTGGACCCGGCCACGCCGCACCGCGCCGCGCAGGCCCGCGGCCGCGCGATCGTGGACTTCGTGGCGTCGCTGACCGACAGCCAGGCGATCGCGATGCTGGACGCGCTGTCCGGCCGCTCCGGTCAACTGTGGACGGACGCGTTCGTGCTGTGA
- a CDS encoding FAD/NAD(P)-binding protein, translating into MTVAIIGAGASGILAARALHRRCPGRELVMIDPHPPGGAAYRAPEPWHLLNSRAAAMGDGFLRWAGPVDPDAFLPRRRYGDYLRVILAGLPVDLRADRAVRITRGAGGLTVHLAGGLPVRAAGVVLALGPPGPVVPAFAAGRPGLVPDPWAPGALDAIDPARPVVVAGTGLTAVDVALTLLRRGRSAPITLVSRRGLLPRTHQEHPGVRPDDALIGTVLGRGRPLRSLVRGIRDIAASHPGGWQPVIDAVRPHVNALWAAAAPADRDRFLRHGARHWDVHRHRMAAPVAAELARHRASGAVRVRAAGVPPKDFDHEGVQVVNATGSGRPLDSPDPLTAALVADGLARIGPHGLGLDVAPPLWLLGPLRRGRLWETTAIPEIRQQADALADALSRPDVSDVAA; encoded by the coding sequence ATGACTGTCGCGATCATCGGGGCCGGCGCGAGCGGCATCCTGGCCGCCCGGGCGCTCCACCGCCGATGTCCGGGCCGGGAGCTGGTCATGATCGATCCGCATCCGCCGGGCGGGGCGGCCTATCGCGCGCCGGAGCCGTGGCACCTGCTCAACTCGCGGGCTGCCGCGATGGGGGACGGCTTCCTGCGCTGGGCCGGCCCGGTCGATCCGGACGCGTTCCTGCCGCGCCGGCGCTACGGCGACTACCTGCGTGTGATCCTCGCCGGGCTGCCGGTCGACCTCCGCGCCGACCGGGCGGTCCGGATCACCCGCGGCGCGGGCGGGCTGACCGTGCACCTGGCCGGTGGGCTGCCGGTGCGGGCGGCCGGTGTGGTGCTGGCGCTCGGTCCGCCCGGGCCGGTGGTGCCCGCGTTCGCCGCCGGGCGTCCGGGCCTGGTCCCGGACCCGTGGGCGCCGGGCGCGCTGGACGCGATCGACCCGGCGCGGCCGGTGGTGGTCGCCGGAACCGGGCTGACCGCGGTTGACGTGGCGCTCACGCTGTTGCGCCGCGGGCGATCCGCGCCGATCACGCTGGTGTCCCGCCGCGGTCTGCTGCCGAGAACCCATCAGGAGCATCCGGGCGTACGGCCGGACGATGCACTGATCGGGACGGTGCTCGGCCGTGGCCGGCCGCTGCGGTCACTCGTCCGGGGGATCCGGGACATCGCGGCGAGTCACCCGGGCGGCTGGCAACCGGTGATCGACGCGGTCCGCCCGCACGTGAACGCGCTGTGGGCCGCGGCCGCACCCGCGGACCGGGACCGGTTCCTGCGGCACGGCGCCCGGCACTGGGACGTGCACCGGCACCGGATGGCCGCGCCGGTCGCGGCGGAACTGGCTCGGCACCGGGCGAGCGGCGCGGTGCGGGTGCGGGCCGCCGGCGTACCCCCGAAGGATTTTGATCATGAAGGTGTGCAGGTGGTGAACGCGACCGGGTCCGGCCGGCCGCTGGACTCGCCGGATCCGCTGACGGCCGCGCTGGTCGCGGACGGGCTGGCCCGGATCGGCCCGCACGGGCTGGGCCTGGACGTGGCGCCGCCGTTGTGGCTGCTCGGGCCGTTGCGGCGCGGGCGGCTGTGGGAGACCACCGCGATCCCGGAGATCAGGCAGCAGGCGGACGCGCTCGCGGACGCGCTCAGCCGCCCGGATGTATCGGACGTTGCCGCCTGA
- a CDS encoding acyl-CoA dehydrogenase family protein, protein MTDAATMRARAEQITEEMFLPAAAEVDRAGRVPRSHLDMLRRFGFYGVAAPAEHGGLGTDDMATAAYLLEVLASGCLTTTLVWMQHHGVVLGAAASRTPGLRESWLPRLAAGDVRGGVALAGLRPGGEGVRARRVDSGFVLDGEVPWVSGWDMIDVVQVGARDDAGNAVFLLVDAVPSDTLTGTVQDLAALRASRTAVLRFTGHPVPADRLMHALPLDSWTRTEAGGSALNGFLALGVVRRCCALLGPSSLDEELAAARAALLAADPEKTPAARATASELAVRAAATLIVHAGSTAGLRGGHPERLLREAGMLLVYGTRPLIRDELLDRYAFRPLT, encoded by the coding sequence ATGACTGATGCGGCGACCATGCGTGCGCGGGCCGAGCAGATCACCGAGGAGATGTTCCTGCCGGCCGCGGCCGAGGTGGACCGGGCCGGACGCGTGCCGCGGTCACACCTCGACATGCTGCGGCGGTTCGGCTTCTACGGCGTGGCGGCACCGGCCGAGCACGGCGGGCTCGGCACGGACGACATGGCCACCGCCGCGTATTTGCTGGAGGTGCTGGCCAGTGGCTGCCTGACCACCACACTGGTCTGGATGCAGCACCACGGCGTGGTGCTCGGCGCCGCGGCCAGCCGGACGCCCGGCCTGCGCGAGTCGTGGCTGCCCCGGCTGGCCGCCGGTGACGTGCGCGGCGGCGTGGCGCTCGCCGGGCTGCGGCCCGGTGGTGAGGGCGTGCGGGCCCGCCGGGTGGACAGCGGGTTCGTGCTGGACGGCGAGGTGCCCTGGGTCAGCGGCTGGGACATGATCGACGTCGTCCAGGTGGGTGCCCGTGACGACGCGGGGAACGCCGTGTTCCTGCTGGTGGACGCGGTGCCGTCGGACACGCTGACCGGTACGGTGCAGGACCTTGCCGCGCTCCGGGCGAGCCGCACCGCGGTGCTGCGGTTCACCGGGCATCCCGTGCCGGCCGACCGGCTGATGCACGCGCTGCCGCTCGACTCGTGGACGCGCACCGAGGCCGGCGGCAGCGCGCTCAACGGTTTCCTGGCGCTCGGCGTGGTGCGCCGCTGCTGCGCGCTGCTCGGACCGTCGTCGCTGGACGAGGAGCTGGCGGCGGCCCGGGCCGCACTGCTGGCCGCGGACCCGGAGAAGACGCCGGCCGCCCGCGCGACCGCGTCGGAACTGGCGGTGCGCGCCGCGGCCACACTGATCGTGCACGCCGGTTCGACTGCCGGACTGCGCGGCGGCCACCCGGAGCGGTTGCTGCGCGAGGCCGGGATGCTGCTGGTGTACGGCACCCGGCCGCTGATCCGCGATGAACTGCTGGACCGCTACGCGTTCCGGCCCCTGACGTGA